The Sylvia atricapilla isolate bSylAtr1 chromosome 5, bSylAtr1.pri, whole genome shotgun sequence genome includes a window with the following:
- the CCDC134 gene encoding coiled-coil domain-containing protein 134, with amino-acid sequence MDFLIICPFLLALLLSQGSFTDLEKQRVDSGLEIYKKLFEVKRKDQMNALKNLIELNDINQQYKIIDIMLKGLFKVLEDSRAVLIAADVPPDGPFPQDEKIKDAYSHVVENTAFFGDVVLRFPKIVHHYFDRNSNWNSLIRWGIGFCNLTGVFEQGPHSQVLQLMAQELGISEKSPDYRNPFKTDQSEFFPSADTFQKALRDEEKRRKKEEKRKEIRKGPRISRSQSEL; translated from the exons ATGGATTTTCTCATCATCTGTCCCTTTCTGCTGGCattgctgctgtcccagggcagctTCACAGACCTGGAGAAACAGAGAGTAGACTCTGGCTTGGAAATCT ATAAGAAGCTGTTTGAGGTGAAGCGCAAGGACCAGATGAATGCTCTAAAGAACTTGATCGAGCTCAATGACATCAACCAGCAGTACAAAATCATTGACATCATGCTCAAGGGACTCTTCAAA GTGCTGGAGGACTCCCGTGCTGTGCTCATTGCTGCCGATGTGCCTCCTGATGGGCCCTTCCCTCAGGATGAGAAGATAAAGGATG catACTCCCACGTGGTGGAGAACACTGCCTTCTTCGGGGATGTTGTCCTGCGCTTCCCCAAGATTGTGCACCACTACTTCGACCGCAACTCCAACTGGAACAGCCTCATCCGCTGGGGCATTGGCTTCTGCAACTTAACGGGTGTGTTCGAGCAGGGACCCCACTCCCAGGTCCTGCAGCTG ATGGCTCAGGAGCTAGGAATCAGTGAGAAATCGCCCGATTACCGCAATCCCTTTAAAACGGACCAGTCGGAG TTTTTCCCCAGTGCTGACACCTTTCAGAAGGCACTGCGGGatgaggagaagaggaggaagaaggaggagaagcgGAAGGAGATCCGCAAGGGCCCACGCATCTCCCGCTCGCAGTCGGAGCTGTAG